The following DNA comes from Deltaproteobacteria bacterium.
GTATCGATATTGAATTGGTTTCCCATACTGCGAAGAAGGCAGTCTGCAATGCTCTCTTCCCAGTGTTTTGTCGCGCCTATACAAGTCATCTCTCTGATCAGCAACCCTAAATCTGCGGATGGAAACCCACCTCATAGTTATTGATTATAGCCACATCAAAAGAGACCGCACGAAGAGAAAATACTTAATTTACACAGGGGATTAGGGGATGATCTGAGCAGAAGTAAGGGGAGGTCAGAAACGAACTTTCAAGTGCTCACACTTCGTTACATGTAAGATTGTAATCTTTCTCTTGGGTCATAGTTAAATAGACTCACGAGATGATTTTAGACCTTAACGTCCAGGTTGTGAAAGTCCGGGGCCTTCTGCGGCAACGGGAACTGGTTCTGAAATGTTATCGGCGAGCCATTGCTCCGACCGGGCCAAGCCTTTGGCTTCAAAGTGCCGGATAATTTCTGCAGTTTGTTGCTGAAGCGTGGGGTTGTTGATCAGAGCCGCACCTTGCTCGAAGGCACCGAGAAGAAACATGTAGTGTTGCTGGTGTTCTTCGAGAGGTCCAAGAAAGGCGAGAACCAGTTCGTAACGCATCGACATACAGCGGCGCATGCTGTTGTGGAGCAGCTCAACCACAATATTGTCGGCAACTCTGGCTATCACTTGGCTAAGCTCAAGGTCGGTCAGCAGATATTTCATTGGGTCGCTCAAGTGCTTTTTCTGCTCTTCAACCAATTGCTTAATCATCAGCTTATCGGAAGGGGTAGCGCGTTCCACCGCCTGAAAGAGGGTTGGGACAGCTAAGGCTTGGCGGACATGGATGACCTGAGAAAAGATTCGGAACTGTTCTTCCACCGGTAATGTGTCGCTGGCCATGAGCCACTGGAACAGGTCGATGCTTGAACTGCGCCGATAATCCAAGACTGTAATGCCGGAGCCACGTCGAACATCGAGAAGTTGTTCAGACTGAAGGGTTGCAATCGCAGACCGGACGGTAACGCGTGATACGCTCAATACTTCGGCAAGCTTACGTTCCGGTAAGAGTCGGCTGCCCACTGGAAGTCTGCCACCTAAGATATCGCGGCGAAGGCGGTTTGCCACACGGTCAGAGGCGCGGATCGGACGGTTGGATTGGGGATGAATACTTGGCAACTCTGGATGGGACATCAGTTCGCTGGGGTTTTGATCAATCATGGCTCGACGGCTCCGTAAGCATAAGGGTTGCCTGGCAAATCCAGTAACTCTTGTGGTAGGACCAATGGAGCGCTCTGTCAATACCAATTAGTAAATATTTCATACCAATTGGATTCAAATGCAGGTTAATCAACTCATTGGTATGTCCGGATTAGTCCGCCTGTGCGTTGCAGGGCCTTAAAGCCCGTTTTGTAGAAGTTCCTCAAAATGATCGTAAAGTCGGTGAAGGTCGGCGGGATCGGTGATGTAGGGCGGCAATGTGTAGACGACAGTGCCCAGTGGCCGCACGAGAAAGCCTGCTTTGTGAAAGGCCCGACGCAATGTTAGGCCAATGTTGTTGAAGTATCCACCTTCACCGGAGAGTTCCACGACCCCGATGCTGCCTAAGATTCGGGTCGACTGGACCTGTGAATATTTCTCAAGTCCCGGGAAGCGCTCCCTGTACACATTCTCGATTTGAGAAATTCTTTCAAAAACAGGCTCGTCTTCAAATATTTGCAGGCTGGCCAAAGCCGCGGCGCAAGCAATTGGATTGGCAGTGAAACTATGCCCATGCAAAAAGGCTCGGCGAACATCCTGATCTAAGAAGGCTTCGTAGATAGCGTCGGTTGCGAGAGTTGCAGAGAGCGGAAGAATTCCTCCCGTCAGCCCTTTGGCAACACACATGATATCGGGAGTGACTTGAGCGTGCTCCACTGCAAACATTTTTCCAGTACGCCCAAAACCCGTCATGACTTCATCGGTGATCAAGAGGATTCCACGCTCTTGAACCTTGGTAGCGAGAGTTTTCAGAAACTCTGCACTGTGCATCCGCATTCCACCGGCACCTTGAACCATCGGCTCAATGATGACTGCTGCCAGTTCATCTCCATGCTTTTCTAGAATAGCGTCTAAGTTTTTGATTGCGGTTGCGTATTCTTCCTCAGGGCCATCTATACGTGGCGCGCTTAGGCGTTCAACCGGGAAAAAAAGTGGCTTGAAGGGTTCACCAAATTCTCCAGGATCTCCAGCAGACATGGCCCCAACAGTGTCTCCGTGGTAGGCACCTTCGAAGGCGAGAAAGCGATTCCTCTTTTTGTTCCCCCGGTTTTGCCAGTATTGAAACGCCATCTTGAGCGCGACTTCTACCGCGGTCGAACCATTGTCCGAAAAGAAGACACGGTTCAAACCCTCTGGGCTGATTTCTACCAAGCGTTTGGAAACCTCAGCAGCACCTTCGTGCGTACAGCCAGCAAACAAGACGTGATCAAGTTTAGATACTTGAGCTCCAATTCCCTCGGCCAGCTTGGGATGTCCGTGCCCGTGAATATTGGTCCACCAGCTTGAGATGGCATCCAACACTTTATGCCCGCCTAAAAGCTCTAGGTATGCACCCTTTGCGCTAATGACCGGTAGAGGAGCATCAGCAGTCTTCTCTTGGGTAAAAGGGTGCCAAGTGTATCGCTTATCTTTTTCAACAAGGCCGAGGTCGCTCATTGGATGCGCTCCTTGAGTGCTGGATGTTCCCATAGTGAGATACTTAATGA
Coding sequences within:
- a CDS encoding FadR family transcriptional regulator, which produces MIDQNPSELMSHPELPSIHPQSNRPIRASDRVANRLRRDILGGRLPVGSRLLPERKLAEVLSVSRVTVRSAIATLQSEQLLDVRRGSGITVLDYRRSSSIDLFQWLMASDTLPVEEQFRIFSQVIHVRQALAVPTLFQAVERATPSDKLMIKQLVEEQKKHLSDPMKYLLTDLELSQVIARVADNIVVELLHNSMRRCMSMRYELVLAFLGPLEEHQQHYMFLLGAFEQGAALINNPTLQQQTAEIIRHFEAKGLARSEQWLADNISEPVPVAAEGPGLSQPGR
- the bioA gene encoding adenosylmethionine--8-amino-7-oxononanoate transaminase; this translates as MSDLGLVEKDKRYTWHPFTQEKTADAPLPVISAKGAYLELLGGHKVLDAISSWWTNIHGHGHPKLAEGIGAQVSKLDHVLFAGCTHEGAAEVSKRLVEISPEGLNRVFFSDNGSTAVEVALKMAFQYWQNRGNKKRNRFLAFEGAYHGDTVGAMSAGDPGEFGEPFKPLFFPVERLSAPRIDGPEEEYATAIKNLDAILEKHGDELAAVIIEPMVQGAGGMRMHSAEFLKTLATKVQERGILLITDEVMTGFGRTGKMFAVEHAQVTPDIMCVAKGLTGGILPLSATLATDAIYEAFLDQDVRRAFLHGHSFTANPIACAAALASLQIFEDEPVFERISQIENVYRERFPGLEKYSQVQSTRILGSIGVVELSGEGGYFNNIGLTLRRAFHKAGFLVRPLGTVVYTLPPYITDPADLHRLYDHFEELLQNGL